Proteins encoded together in one Nitrospirota bacterium window:
- a CDS encoding type II toxin-antitoxin system VapC family toxin, with protein sequence MKLIDTNIILYSLGRGHPLKEPCRGLVAKIASGEIAANIDVEVLQEVLYVYTYRNERVKGIAACRYLLDIFPNPFPVSKNEISSAISFMDKYPSLVSRDAIHAAVVVNNKLKGIISEDSDFDVIKGIKRFKCKDF encoded by the coding sequence TTGAAGCTCATTGACACTAATATCATTCTCTATTCCCTTGGCAGGGGACATCCTCTTAAAGAGCCTTGCAGAGGACTTGTTGCTAAAATAGCTTCAGGCGAGATTGCAGCCAATATAGATGTTGAAGTTTTGCAGGAAGTCCTCTATGTTTATACTTACAGAAATGAGAGAGTTAAAGGCATTGCCGCATGCCGGTATCTCCTTGATATCTTCCCTAACCCTTTCCCTGTATCAAAGAATGAGATTTCTTCAGCGATTTCTTTTATGGATAAGTATCCATCCCTTGTTTCGAGAGATGCAATCCATGCAGCCGTGGTTGTAAATAACAAACTCAAAGGTATAATCAGCGAAGACAGCGATTTTGATGTGATAAAAGGCATAAAAAGATTTAAGTGTAAGGATTTTTAG
- a CDS encoding ribbon-helix-helix protein, CopG family → MLTKRLEILLNPDEYKEIQREAKERGESVGQLVRDVLREKMVKPRKKTAIQAFQRLFSKEMEIDISSWAEEKKKITKTRIREIEAH, encoded by the coding sequence ATTGGAAATCTTACTCAACCCTGATGAATACAAAGAGATTCAAAGAGAAGCTAAGGAGCGGGGAGAATCAGTGGGACAATTAGTGCGAGACGTATTGAGGGAAAAGATGGTTAAACCAAGGAAGAAAACAGCAATACAGGCATTTCAAAGACTCTTCTCTAAAGAAATGGAGATAGATATATCATCGTGGGCAGAAGAAAAAAAGAAGATAACCAAAACCCGCATAAGAGAAATTGAAGCTCATTGA